The DNA region AGCCGTCGCGGTGCGTGTCGAAGGGGCGGCAGGCCGCCTGCGGGTCGTCGCGCCGGGTGGAGACCGCCCGCATCTGGCAGGCGCTGGCGATCAGGAGCCGGGAGCAGACCGATTCGGCGCCGCCCGCGACGACGATGTCGCACGCGCCGGTGCGGAGCATCTGGTGGGCGGTGCCGATGGCGACGGTGCCGGAGGAGCAGGCCGTGGAGACGGCCTGGCTCGGTCCGTGGACGCCCAGGTCCATCGCGACGCTGCTGGCCGCCCCGTTGACGACGGTCAGCGGGGCGAGCTTCGGGGACACCCGCCGGGCGCCGCGTTCGGTGAGGGTGGTGTGCTGCGCGTCGTAGAAGGGCAGGCCGCCGTGGGCGGAGCCGATGACGACGGCGACGCGGCCGCTGTCCCAGACCGACGGGTCGAGTCCGGCATCGGCGACGGCCTCGCGGGCGGCGATCACGGCGAGCTGCGAGAAGCGGTCCATCAGCCGCAGGGCGGCGACGCCCAGGACGCCCTCGGTGTCCAGGCCGGTGATGGTGTACATGAAGTCGCACGGCAGGCCGGCCAGTTCCTCCCGGTGCAGGACGTTCGGGGCGGCGGTCGCGTCGCACACCCCGTCCCACGCCGCCCCGGCCCCCACCCCGGCGGCGGTGACCAGGCCGATGCCGGTGACCGCCGCGTCGAACGGCTCGATGCCAGGCCGTGTGGACGCGCGTGCGAAAGGCCGGCGGCCGCTCACGCGCCGGCCTTGCTGCTCACGGCCGCGACGAGCCGGCCGACGGTGTCGCGCGAGGACAGGACGACGTCCTCCAGGTCGATGTCCATCCGGTCCTCGATGAGCAGCCGCAACTCCTCCAGGGCGAGTGAGTCCAGCCGCAGCTGACGCAGCGGCACCTCGGGCCGGATGACATCGGGATCGGTCCCGAATCGGGTGACGAGCAAGGCGCTGATCTCTTCCGAGGTGCTCATGGGGACGCTCCTCCGCTCTCGGTACGCGGTGACGCCGGCCGCGTGGGGGGTGAGATGGCCATCGGGGACGCCGGCTGCTCGGGAGGGACCCTTTATACGCCTTCGCGGCCGGGATTCCGGACTCCGTTCCCCCGTGAGGAGGGGGGACGGCCAGGTGTGCGAATCCGCCGGGCCGAGGCGGCGGGCGACACGGCGGGCGGGGAGCGGGCCCCGCGGGAAGGCCGGGGAGCCAGGGCGGTGGCGCCCGTCCGGCAGTGCCGGCCCGCGCCGTCATCCGGAGCCCAACGGGGCTGCCCGCGGCGGGCCTTGAGCCGTACACTCCGCGATCATGACCTTCGAAACGGTTCAGGCCGGCACCGGCGCAGCCGAGGGCTCCGCACTCGCCGGGCCCGGCCTCTTCGCGACCATGTCCACCATGCGCGCCATGCGCCGCCTCGAGCCGGACCCCGTGCCGGACGAGACGATCGAGCAGCTCATACAGGCCGCCGTCTGGGGGCCCAGCGGCGGCAACATGCAGTGCTACGAGTACGTGGTCGTCACCGACCGCGAGGTGATGGCCCGCCTGGCCCCGCTGTGGAAGCGCTGCGTGGACGCCTATCTGGCGACGACCGGGAAGTACGCGCCCCAGGGCATGGACGACGCGGCGTACGGGCGGATGGTCGCGGCCATCGAATACCAGCGCGACCACTTCGCGGACACGCCGGCCCTGATCATCCCCTGCTACAAGTTCCCCGAGCCCCGGCTGGAGAAGGAGGGTCTGCAGGCGTACGCCCAGGCGCTCGGCCCCGAGGGGGTCGCGCACATGACGAGCACGCAGACGCGCTTCCAGGCGCTCGCCGAGGGCTCCTGTGTCTATCCGGGCGTCCAGAACCTCCTGCTCGCGGCGCGGGCGCTCGGGCTCGCCGCGAACATCACCATCTGGCACCTGATGCTGGAGGCGGAATGGAAGGAGGCGCTCGGGATCCCCGCCGATACGCGCACCTTCGCCGCGATCCCGGTGGGCCGGCCGCAGGGCAACTTCGGACCGGTCCGGCGCCGGCCGGTGGCCGACGTCATCCACCGGGACCGCTGGTAGGGCCGGGCGCGCCGCCGCCCTCCGCCCGGGGCGGCGGCTCCACCGGTGTGCCGTCCCTGCCGCAACTCCATTGGAGTGAGTGGACATTGGACACACCGTGACACCGTTGTCATGCCATATTCAGCTGGATAGCCTGTGCGGGCTCGAGGCCCCCGCCCCACCCCACCGGGCCCGGGGGACCTCCACTCTCCCCCCACGGACCAGGAGCAGGTATGCCCCGACGCCCCGCCGGCCACACCGCAGGACGCACAGCGGTTCTGGCCGCTCTCGCCGTCACCGCCCTCGTCGCCGCCGGCCGGCCGGCCCCGGCCGCGACCACCGCCCCACAACCCATGAACCAGGCCTTCGACAGGGCGGCCGAGAAGTTCGGCGTACCGCGCGATCTGCTCGCCGCCGTCGGCTACGGCGAGACGCACCTGGACGGCCACGCCGGGCGCCCGAGCCAGGCGAACGGATACGGAGTGATGCACCTCGTCAGCAACCCGGCCAACCGCTCCCTGGAGAAGGCCGCCGCGCTGACGGGCGAGTCCGCGGCCGATCTGCGCCAGGACACCGAGGCCAACATCCTGGGCGGCGCCGCCGTGCTGCGCAACCACGCCGACGCGCTCGGCCTGGACGGGGCCGAGCGCCGGGACATCGACGCCTGGTACCCGGCCGTCGCCCGGTACAGCGGCGCGCAGGGCCCCGTCGCCGCCCTCTACGCGGACACCGTCTACACCTTCCTCGCCGAGGGTCTGCGCACGACGGTCCGGGGCGGCGAACGGGTCTCGGTGCCTTCCCGCCCGGTCGCTCCCGAGAAGGGTGACCTGGCCACCGCCCAGGTCACGACGCCGAGCCCCGACTACCCCTCGGCCCTGTGGCTGCCCGCCGCCTCCGCCAACTACGCGACGGGCCGGACGGCGACGGTCGACAAGGTGGTCATCCACGTCATGCAGGGCTCGTACGCCGGCACGATCAGCTGGTTCCAGAACGCGGCGTCGAAGGTCAGCTCCCACTACGTCGTCCGCTCCTCGGACGGCGAGGTCACCCAGATGGTGCGGGACAAGGACACCGCTTACCACGCCAAGAGCGCCAACGCCTCGTCGCTGGGCATCGAGCACGAGGGCTTCATCGACGACCCGTCGTGGTTCACCGACAGCATGTACCGCTCCTCCGCGGCGCTCACCGCCCACCTGTGCGACCGGTACGGCATCCCGAAGGACCGCTCCCACGTCATCGGGCACAGCGAGGCCCCCGGGAACGACCACACCGACCCGGGAGCCAACTGGAACTGGACCCTCTACATGCAGCTCGTCACCGGCACCGGCACGACCGGCGGCGGCGGGAGCGAGAGCGACGGGCTGACCTTCGGCGCGTACGCGACCCAGCAGCCGGGCTCGGCGGGCACGCAGGTCAGGGCCGCGCAGCAACTGCTCGACCGGCAGGGCTACGAGGTGGGCGCCGTGGACGGTGTCTTCGGCCCTGCGACGAAGTCCGCCGTGCAGGCGTTCCAGACGGCCCGCGGGCTGACCGCCGACGGCACGGTCGACACGGGGACCTGGACCGCCCTGCTCTCCGCGGGCACCACCCCGGTCCTCGCCGAGGGTCGTACGGGTGAGGCGGTGAAGCGGCTGCAGCGGGCGCTGACCGCCGCGCTCGGATCGACGGTCGCCGTCGACGGGACCTTCGGTTCGGCGACGGACACGGCCGTGCGCGCGTACCAGAAGGCGCGGGGCCTGACGGTCGACGGCGGGGTGGGACCCGACACCTGGGCGGCGCTGCAGACCGGACGCTGACCCCGCGCGGTGCCTCCGGCCGCGGCGAGGCGGGCCCCCTTGTGCGGGGGCCCGCCTCGCCGCCGGCGTCAGTGGGCGTCGTACACGCTCCGGTAGTGGCCGAGCGCCGTCTCGCGCACCTTGCGCTCGTCCCAGGTGTCGAAGCGCCCGGGGTCGAGCCGGGCGGGGTCCACCGGTGTTCCGCCGGTCCCCAGCAGCTGTCCGGCCAACTGCCGGCCGACACCTGCGGCATGGGTGATCCAGCTCGCCTCCGCGAACCACAGCCCGGGGACACCGGCTGCCGGGCCCACCAGCGGGAGTTCGTCCGGCGTCATGGCGAAGACCCCGTTGAGGCGGCGTCCCAGCGGCGCGTCGCGGAAGGCGGGCACGAGGCCGGTGGCCTCGGCCAGGGCGGTGCCGAAGTCCAGTTCCCTGAACGGACGTTCGGCGGTGGCGAGGCCGGAGGTTGGCTCCATGGGCAGCGGCGGGTGCGCGTAGCTGCCCAGCCCGTAGCGGCGGCCGTGGCGGCGGGTGTACACCGACTGGTCGGGGTAGCGCACGATGGGGGTGTCGATGGGGGTGTCGTCCAGCTCGGGGCGTTCGGCGGTGAACAGGTACGGGTGCTGCACGCTTACCATGGGCAGCCGGACACCGGCGGTCGCCGCGAGCACGGGCCCCCAGATCCCGGTGGCGAGCACCACCCGCCCGGCCCGCACCACGGCGCCGTCCTCACGCGTGCGTACTCCGGTGACGCGGCCGCACTCGGTCTCCAGCGCACCGACCGGGGTGTTCCAGCAGAAGCGCGCACCGGCCCGCTCCGCCGCGGCGACCAGTGCGCCGGTCAGCGCGACCGGGTCCGCCGCGCCGTCGGACGGGATGTGCAGGCCCCCGACGGCCTGGTCGGCGTCGACCAGCGCAGGGGCGAGCGCCACGGCCGACGCCGCGTCCAGCACGTGCGCCTCGACACCCAGCGCCATGCCGTGCTCGACGTCCTGGTAGCACTGTTCCAGCCGCGCCTCGGTGGTCGCCACCTCCAGGCAGCCGACCTGGCGGAAGGGCGGTTCGGCCGCGGAGGCGGAGAGCTCGAGGTAGGTGGCGACGCTGTCCTTGGCCAGTACGGCCAGCTCCGGCGTCACACTGAGCTGGCCGACGAAGCCGGGCGCCAGACCGGTCGATCCGGGCAACCGCTCCGGCCCCCGGGCATCCAGCACGGTCACGCGCTCGTGACCGAGCAGGGCCAGGTGGTACGCGACCGAGGCTCCCACCACTCCGGCTCCGACCACCAGGATCTCGTCCGCTGCCATCGGTTGCTCCTTCTCGGTGAACGCGTATGCGGCGCCCGCATTATGGCATCGGGGGCGCCGGACGATCACGGCCGCCGGACGCCCGCATCTCGCCGCGCCTTGTGTCACCGCTCCGTAACAGGCCGGGGGCCGGACACAACTTCCAGCCCCTGTCGCGACTCCAACTCACCACCGACAGAGCACCATCGACACGCATGGGGGCACCACAATGACCCACCGGCGTCACGCGGCCGTTGCCGCCGCGTCCTTCCTCCTCCTGACGGGCCTCGGCATCGCGGCCCCCTCCCCGGCCTTCGCGGGCACGCCCGGCGGCACGCACGCCGACGACCGCAACAGCGACTTCGACGGTGACGGGTACGACGACGTCCTGACCGGTGCTCCGGGTGGCACCGACGGCGGACGCAAGGGCGCCGGCTACATCAGCGTCCAGTACGGCGCCGCGAACGGCATAGGCACCGCCACCAGCACGCCCAGGGTCCGCACCGCCGTCTTCGGTCAGGCGAGCTCCGGCGTCCCGGGCAGCGCCGAGGCGGGTGACGGCTTCGGCGCGGCCGTCGCCACCGGGGACCTCGACGCCGACGGGTACGACGACGCGGTCGTCGCCGCGCCGGGTGAGGACGAGGGCGCGGTGGCCGACGCCGGCCGCGTGACCGTCCTGTACGGCTCCAGGACCGGGCTGTCCACGGCCCGCTCCACCACCATGAGGGCCGCCGCCCCCGAGGCGGACGCCCGGTTCGGTCTCGCCCTCGCCGCCGCCCGGCTCACCGGAGCCACACCGGGTGATGCCCTGGTCGTGGCCGACCGCGGGGGTGCGGACCTGTTCGTCCACACCGCCGGCGCCCTGCGGCCGGCCGGCCGCCTGGACACGAGCGGCTCCCCCGGGGGTGTGAGGATCAGGCCCGCTTCCCTGACGACCGGCGACTACGACGACGACGGGTACGCCGACCTGTTCGTGGCCGGGATCAGCCTGGAGGAGGACCAGCGCGGACGGTCGGCCCTGTACGCGGGCGGCGCCGACGGTCCGGCGTACGTCCGCGACCTGTCAGGCGGCCCCGCCACGGCCTCGGGGGACATCAACGACGACGGGTACGACGACTTCGTCTACGGCAAGCCCGACCGGCTCGCCGACGTCTACGAGCCCCTCAACGGCGGCTACGTCGGCGTCTACCTGGGCAGCGACCAGGGCATGCGGGACTACGACGAGCTCGGCACCCCTTCGCAGGTGTGGGCCCAGTACACCGCCGGGGTGCCGGGCACCGCCGAGCTGGGTGACGGCTTCGGCGCCGACGTCTCCCTCGCCGACATCGACGGGGACGGTTACGCGGACCTGGCTGTGGGCGTGCCCGGCGAGGACATCGGCAGCGTGGCGGACGCGGGCGGGGTACGCGTCCTGCGCGGCTCGGCCGCCGGGCTGACCGCGGCCCGCGCGCGGTCCTTCGACCAGGACTCGGCAGGGATACCCGGGACGGCGGAGAAGGGAGACCGCTGGGGCGCCCAGGTCCGGCTCGCCGACACGGACGCCGACGGCCGTGCGGAGCTGCTGGCCGCGGCGCCCGGTGAGAACACCTCCG from Streptomyces sp. B1I3 includes:
- a CDS encoding beta-ketoacyl synthase; this translates as MSGRRPFARASTRPGIEPFDAAVTGIGLVTAAGVGAGAAWDGVCDATAAPNVLHREELAGLPCDFMYTITGLDTEGVLGVAALRLMDRFSQLAVIAAREAVADAGLDPSVWDSGRVAVVIGSAHGGLPFYDAQHTTLTERGARRVSPKLAPLTVVNGAASSVAMDLGVHGPSQAVSTACSSGTVAIGTAHQMLRTGACDIVVAGGAESVCSRLLIASACQMRAVSTRRDDPQAACRPFDTHRDGFVVGEGAGLLVMERPEHARARGATVRARVAGYGASSDAHSAVAPDPDGLGIERALRTALADAGIDGSDIGHVNAHGTSTVANDLIEATMLRRVLGDQPLVTSTKAMTGHTLGAAGGIEAALTVMALQRQLVPPTANLDAPDPGIPVEVVSKEARRSTFDHAVKTSLGFGGHNAALVLSRA
- a CDS encoding acyl carrier protein, whose translation is MSTSEEISALLVTRFGTDPDVIRPEVPLRQLRLDSLALEELRLLIEDRMDIDLEDVVLSSRDTVGRLVAAVSSKAGA
- a CDS encoding nitroreductase family protein, whose product is MTFETVQAGTGAAEGSALAGPGLFATMSTMRAMRRLEPDPVPDETIEQLIQAAVWGPSGGNMQCYEYVVVTDREVMARLAPLWKRCVDAYLATTGKYAPQGMDDAAYGRMVAAIEYQRDHFADTPALIIPCYKFPEPRLEKEGLQAYAQALGPEGVAHMTSTQTRFQALAEGSCVYPGVQNLLLAARALGLAANITIWHLMLEAEWKEALGIPADTRTFAAIPVGRPQGNFGPVRRRPVADVIHRDRW
- a CDS encoding peptidoglycan-binding protein, whose protein sequence is MPRRPAGHTAGRTAVLAALAVTALVAAGRPAPAATTAPQPMNQAFDRAAEKFGVPRDLLAAVGYGETHLDGHAGRPSQANGYGVMHLVSNPANRSLEKAAALTGESAADLRQDTEANILGGAAVLRNHADALGLDGAERRDIDAWYPAVARYSGAQGPVAALYADTVYTFLAEGLRTTVRGGERVSVPSRPVAPEKGDLATAQVTTPSPDYPSALWLPAASANYATGRTATVDKVVIHVMQGSYAGTISWFQNAASKVSSHYVVRSSDGEVTQMVRDKDTAYHAKSANASSLGIEHEGFIDDPSWFTDSMYRSSAALTAHLCDRYGIPKDRSHVIGHSEAPGNDHTDPGANWNWTLYMQLVTGTGTTGGGGSESDGLTFGAYATQQPGSAGTQVRAAQQLLDRQGYEVGAVDGVFGPATKSAVQAFQTARGLTADGTVDTGTWTALLSAGTTPVLAEGRTGEAVKRLQRALTAALGSTVAVDGTFGSATDTAVRAYQKARGLTVDGGVGPDTWAALQTGR
- a CDS encoding FAD-binding oxidoreductase is translated as MAADEILVVGAGVVGASVAYHLALLGHERVTVLDARGPERLPGSTGLAPGFVGQLSVTPELAVLAKDSVATYLELSASAAEPPFRQVGCLEVATTEARLEQCYQDVEHGMALGVEAHVLDAASAVALAPALVDADQAVGGLHIPSDGAADPVALTGALVAAAERAGARFCWNTPVGALETECGRVTGVRTREDGAVVRAGRVVLATGIWGPVLAATAGVRLPMVSVQHPYLFTAERPELDDTPIDTPIVRYPDQSVYTRRHGRRYGLGSYAHPPLPMEPTSGLATAERPFRELDFGTALAEATGLVPAFRDAPLGRRLNGVFAMTPDELPLVGPAAGVPGLWFAEASWITHAAGVGRQLAGQLLGTGGTPVDPARLDPGRFDTWDERKVRETALGHYRSVYDAH
- a CDS encoding FG-GAP repeat protein, which encodes MTHRRHAAVAAASFLLLTGLGIAAPSPAFAGTPGGTHADDRNSDFDGDGYDDVLTGAPGGTDGGRKGAGYISVQYGAANGIGTATSTPRVRTAVFGQASSGVPGSAEAGDGFGAAVATGDLDADGYDDAVVAAPGEDEGAVADAGRVTVLYGSRTGLSTARSTTMRAAAPEADARFGLALAAARLTGATPGDALVVADRGGADLFVHTAGALRPAGRLDTSGSPGGVRIRPASLTTGDYDDDGYADLFVAGISLEEDQRGRSALYAGGADGPAYVRDLSGGPATASGDINDDGYDDFVYGKPDRLADVYEPLNGGYVGVYLGSDQGMRDYDELGTPSQVWAQYTAGVPGTAELGDGFGADVSLADIDGDGYADLAVGVPGEDIGSVADAGGVRVLRGSAAGLTAARARSFDQDSAGIPGTAEKGDRWGAQVRLADTDADGRAELLAAAPGENTSDGVVWVLPAATTGTVSTGSWSYGGGSLGASGADARYGEAIDE